From Spea bombifrons isolate aSpeBom1 chromosome 6, aSpeBom1.2.pri, whole genome shotgun sequence, a single genomic window includes:
- the NPL gene encoding N-acetylneuraminate lyase: MAFSGKRLSGLIAATFTPVTEHGHLNLPIIQQYVDYLVEKQNVRNIFVNGTTGEGMSLSVQERKLVVEEWVKHGRGKMDNVIVHVGCLSLEDTKELAAHAASCGADAIGAVSPSFMKPSNQDGLVRYLKEVASAAPGLPFYYYHIPLLTGIKYFVYDLVGKMKLQIPSFRGVKFSDVNLMDFSTCVSDFEELDFLYGVDEQLLGALAFGAHGAVGSTYNYLGKTTNQMLTAFKEGNLHEAQKIQRRIQKFMMCVFKKGWGLPEFKQIMSITSDLKLGPARLPLVSCLAPEHQEWVQKELQALNQE; the protein is encoded by the exons ATGGCATTTTCAGGAAAGAGATTAAGCGGCCTTATTGCGGCAACTTTCACCCCAGTGACAGAACATGG TCACCTCAATCTTCCCATAATCCAGCAATATGTGGACTATTTGGTTGAGAAACAGAATGTGAGGAACATCTTTG TAAATGGAACAACAGGAGAAGGGATGTCACTAAGTGTCCAGGAAAGGAAGCTGGTAGTAGAAGAGTGGGTGAAGCATGGGAGAGGCAA AATGGACAATGTGATAGTTCATGTAGGATGTCTCAGCCTGGAAGACACAAAGGAGCtg GCTGCGCATGCTGCATCATGTGGAGCTGATGCTATCGGTGCTGTGAGTCCTTCCTTTATGAAACCGTCAAATCAAG ATGGTTTAGTGAGGTACCTGAAAGAAGTGGCTTCTGCTGCCCCTGGTCTACCATTCTATTACTATCACATACCCCTTCTGACTGGGATAAAGT ATTTTGTGTATGACCTGGTGGGCAAGATGAAGCTGCAAATCCCATCCTTCCGCGGAGTGAAGTTTAGCGACGTAAACCTAATGGACTTTAGTACGTGTGTCAGTGACTTTGAGGAGCTTGATTTTCTCTATGGTGTGGATGAG CAATTGCTCGGAGCCTTGGCATTTGGTGCACATGGTGCTGTTGGAAG caCCTACAATTACCTGGGTAAAACGACAAATCAGATGCTGACTGCTTTTAAGGAAGGCAACTTGCATGAAGCCCAGAAGATTCAG AGACGTATTCAGAAGTTCATGatgtgtgtatttaaaaaag GATGGGGCTTACCTGAATTTAAGCAGATAATGTCAATAACATCTGATTTGAAGCTGGGCCCAGCGCGTCTCCCCTTAGTCTCGTGTCTCGCACCAGAGCATCAAGAATGGGTACAAAAAGAACTCCAAGCGTTGAATCAAGAGTAG